A single window of Eleginops maclovinus isolate JMC-PN-2008 ecotype Puerto Natales chromosome 19, JC_Emac_rtc_rv5, whole genome shotgun sequence DNA harbors:
- the capn3a gene encoding calpain-3 isoform X4, whose product MPYTPSGFFCDRLIRERERRDGEGSLNKPLRFNGQDFSALRQEYLTKKSLFEDESFPATVESLGFKELGHKSNKVKNIVWKRPKEICENPQFIVGGASRTDICQGDLGDCWLLAAIACLTLYEKLLYRVVPHEQSFSDGYGGIFHFQFWRYGDWVDVVIDDRIPTFNNQLVFTKSAERNEFWSALLEKAYAKLHGSYEALKGGNTTEAMEDFTGGVTEFYEMKEAPKELYKIMKKALERGSLMGCSIDSLVPARFETRTVTGLVKGHAYSVTAVEECKPSQHKESKVRLVRLRNPWGQVEWNGPWSDNSKEWTTLSKTEKEKLQHQSAEDGEFWMSFEDFKKNYTKIEICNLTPDALEDDKIHKWTVSVNEGRWVRGCSAGGCRNYPDTFWTNPQYRLRLLEEDDDPEDNEVGCTFVVALMQKNRRKERKMGANLFTIGFAIYEVPKEMHGNKQHMQKDFFLLTSSKARCKSYINLREVTQRFRLSPGEYVIVPSTYEPHQEGEFILRVFSEKKNTSEEIENRIEADHPVPAPASAGEESEEDQQFRTIFQEIAGDEREITASELKNVLNRVITRHKDLNTEGFSLESCRSMIALMDMDGTGRLNLQEFRHLWNKIKQWQGIFKHYNADQFGSINSYEMRNAVNDAGFRLNNQLYDIITMRYANENMNIDFDSFISCLVRLEAMFRAFQAFDQDGDGTIRLSVLEWLQLTMYA is encoded by the exons ATGCCGTACACACCGTCGGGCTTTTTCTGCGACCGGCTGATCCGGGAGCGGGAGCGCAGGGACGGGGAAGGGTCTCTGAACAAGCCGCTGCGCTTCAACGGCCAGGACTTCAGCGCCCTGCGGCAGGAGTATCTGACGAAGAAGAGCCTGTTCGAGGATGAGTCTTTCCCCGCCACCGTGGAGTCTCTGGGCTTCAAGGAGCTCGGACACAAGTCCAACAAGGTCAAGAACATCGTGTGGAAGAGGCCCAAG gagaTCTGTGAGAACCCTCAGttcattgttggaggagccagCAGGACAGACATCTGCCAGGGAGATCTGG GTGACTGCTGGCTGCTGGCGGCCATCGCCTGCCTGACGCTGTACGAGAAGCTGCTGTACCGAGTGGTTCCTCACGAGCAGAGCTTCTCAGACGGATACGGAGGCATCTTCCATTTCCAG TTCTGGCGTTATGGGGACTGGGTGGACGTGGTTATCGACGACCGCATCCCCACCTTCAACAACCAGCTGGTGTTCACCAAGTCCGCCGAGAGGAACGAGTTCTGGAGCGCGCTGCTGGAGAAGGCCTACGCCAA GCTGCACGGCTCCTACGAGGCTCTGAAGGGCGGGAACACCACCGAGGCCATGGAGGACTTCACCGGGGGGGTCACTGAGTTCTACGAGATGAAGGAGGCCCCCAAGGAGCTCTACAAGATCATGAAGAAGGCTCTGGAGAGGGGCTCGCTCATGGGCTGCTCCATCGAC TCGCTGGTTCCTGCCCGCTTTGAGACTCGTACGGTGACGGGACTCGTGAAGGGGCACGCCTACTCTGTGACCGCCGTGGAGGAG TGCAAACCGTCTCAGCACAAAGAGTCTAAGGTGCGTCTGGTGCGCCTCAGGAACCCGTGGGGACAGGTGGAGTGGAACGGACCCTGGAGTGACAA CTCTAAGGAGTGGACGACGCTCTCTAAGACGGAGAAGGAGAAGCTGCAGCATCAGAGCGCAGAGGACGGAGAGTTCTG GATGTCCTTCGAGGACTTCAAGAAGAACTACACCAAGATCGAGATCTGTAACCTGACCCCGGACGCTCTGGAGGACGATAAGATCCACAAGTGGACGGTGTCGGTCAACGAGGGCCGCTGGGTGCGAGGCTGCTCCGCCGGGGGCTGCAGGAACTACCCAG ACACGTTCTGGACGAACCCTCAGTACCGCCTGcggctgctggaggaggacgACGACCCCGAGGACAACGAGGTGGGCTGCACCTTCGTGGTGGCGCTGATGCAGAAGAACCGGcggaaagagaggaagatgggAGCCAACCTCTTCACCATCGGGTTCGCCATCTATGAG gttcCAAAGGAG atgCACGGCAACAAGCAGCACATGCAGAAGGACTTCTTCCTGCTGACCTCGTCCAAGGCGCGCTGCAAGTCCTACATCAACCTGCGGGAGGTGACCCAGCGCTTCCGCCTGAGCCCGGGGGAGTACGTCATCGTGCCCTCCACCTACGAGCCGCACCAGGAGGGGGAGTTCATCCTGAGGGTCTTCTCCGAGAAGAAGAACACCTCAga GGAGATAGAGAACAGGATCGAGGCCGATCACCCCGTG CCGGCGCCGGCCTCAGCGGGGGAGGAGAGCGAGGAGGACCAGCAGTTCAGGACCATCTTTCAGGAGATAGCCGGCGAT GAAAGAGAAATCACTGCCAGCGAGCTGAAGAACGTCCTCAACAGAGTCATCACCAGAC ATAAGGACCTGAACACGGAGGGCTTCAGTCTGGAGAGCTGCAGGAGCATGATTGCTCTGATGGAC ATGGACGGGACAGGAAGACTCAACCTGCAGGAGTTCAGACATCTGTGGAACAAAATCAAACAGTGGCAG GGAATCTTTAAGCACTACAACGCCGATCAGTTCGGCAGCATCAACAGTTACGAGATGAGGAACGCTGTCAACGATGCAG GCTTCCGTCTCAACAACCAGCTGTACGACATCATCACCATGCGCTACGCCAACGAGAACATGAACATCGACTTCGACAGCTTCATCAGCTGTCTGGTGCGACTCGAAGCCATGTTCA GGGCGTTCCAGGCCTTCGATCAGGATGGAGACGGTACCATCAGACTCAGTGTCCTGGAG tGGCTCCAGCTGACCATGTACGCCTGA
- the capn3a gene encoding calpain-3 isoform X2 — MPYTPSGFFCDRLIRERERRDGEGSLNKPLRFNGQDFSALRQEYLTKKSLFEDESFPATVESLGFKELGHKSNKVKNIVWKRPKEICENPQFIVGGASRTDICQGDLGDCWLLAAIACLTLYEKLLYRVVPHEQSFSDGYGGIFHFQFWRYGDWVDVVIDDRIPTFNNQLVFTKSAERNEFWSALLEKAYAKLHGSYEALKGGNTTEAMEDFTGGVTEFYEMKEAPKELYKIMKKALERGSLMGCSIDSLVPARFETRTVTGLVKGHAYSVTAVEECKPSQHKESKVRLVRLRNPWGQVEWNGPWSDNSKEWTTLSKTEKEKLQHQSAEDGEFWMSFEDFKKNYTKIEICNLTPDALEDDKIHKWTVSVNEGRWVRGCSAGGCRNYPDTFWTNPQYRLRLLEEDDDPEDNEVGCTFVVALMQKNRRKERKMGANLFTIGFAIYEVPKEMHGNKQHMQKDFFLLTSSKARCKSYINLREVTQRFRLSPGEYVIVPSTYEPHQEGEFILRVFSEKKNTSEEIENRIEADHPVPAPASAGEESEEDQQFRTIFQEIAGDEREITASELKNVLNRVITRHKDLNTEGFSLESCRSMIALMDMDGTGRLNLQEFRHLWNKIKQWQGIFKHYNADQFGSINSYEMRNAVNDAVMCLVSRSGFRLNNQLYDIITMRYANENMNIDFDSFISCLVRLEAMFRAFQAFDQDGDGTIRLSVLEWLQLTMYA; from the exons ATGCCGTACACACCGTCGGGCTTTTTCTGCGACCGGCTGATCCGGGAGCGGGAGCGCAGGGACGGGGAAGGGTCTCTGAACAAGCCGCTGCGCTTCAACGGCCAGGACTTCAGCGCCCTGCGGCAGGAGTATCTGACGAAGAAGAGCCTGTTCGAGGATGAGTCTTTCCCCGCCACCGTGGAGTCTCTGGGCTTCAAGGAGCTCGGACACAAGTCCAACAAGGTCAAGAACATCGTGTGGAAGAGGCCCAAG gagaTCTGTGAGAACCCTCAGttcattgttggaggagccagCAGGACAGACATCTGCCAGGGAGATCTGG GTGACTGCTGGCTGCTGGCGGCCATCGCCTGCCTGACGCTGTACGAGAAGCTGCTGTACCGAGTGGTTCCTCACGAGCAGAGCTTCTCAGACGGATACGGAGGCATCTTCCATTTCCAG TTCTGGCGTTATGGGGACTGGGTGGACGTGGTTATCGACGACCGCATCCCCACCTTCAACAACCAGCTGGTGTTCACCAAGTCCGCCGAGAGGAACGAGTTCTGGAGCGCGCTGCTGGAGAAGGCCTACGCCAA GCTGCACGGCTCCTACGAGGCTCTGAAGGGCGGGAACACCACCGAGGCCATGGAGGACTTCACCGGGGGGGTCACTGAGTTCTACGAGATGAAGGAGGCCCCCAAGGAGCTCTACAAGATCATGAAGAAGGCTCTGGAGAGGGGCTCGCTCATGGGCTGCTCCATCGAC TCGCTGGTTCCTGCCCGCTTTGAGACTCGTACGGTGACGGGACTCGTGAAGGGGCACGCCTACTCTGTGACCGCCGTGGAGGAG TGCAAACCGTCTCAGCACAAAGAGTCTAAGGTGCGTCTGGTGCGCCTCAGGAACCCGTGGGGACAGGTGGAGTGGAACGGACCCTGGAGTGACAA CTCTAAGGAGTGGACGACGCTCTCTAAGACGGAGAAGGAGAAGCTGCAGCATCAGAGCGCAGAGGACGGAGAGTTCTG GATGTCCTTCGAGGACTTCAAGAAGAACTACACCAAGATCGAGATCTGTAACCTGACCCCGGACGCTCTGGAGGACGATAAGATCCACAAGTGGACGGTGTCGGTCAACGAGGGCCGCTGGGTGCGAGGCTGCTCCGCCGGGGGCTGCAGGAACTACCCAG ACACGTTCTGGACGAACCCTCAGTACCGCCTGcggctgctggaggaggacgACGACCCCGAGGACAACGAGGTGGGCTGCACCTTCGTGGTGGCGCTGATGCAGAAGAACCGGcggaaagagaggaagatgggAGCCAACCTCTTCACCATCGGGTTCGCCATCTATGAG gttcCAAAGGAG atgCACGGCAACAAGCAGCACATGCAGAAGGACTTCTTCCTGCTGACCTCGTCCAAGGCGCGCTGCAAGTCCTACATCAACCTGCGGGAGGTGACCCAGCGCTTCCGCCTGAGCCCGGGGGAGTACGTCATCGTGCCCTCCACCTACGAGCCGCACCAGGAGGGGGAGTTCATCCTGAGGGTCTTCTCCGAGAAGAAGAACACCTCAga GGAGATAGAGAACAGGATCGAGGCCGATCACCCCGTG CCGGCGCCGGCCTCAGCGGGGGAGGAGAGCGAGGAGGACCAGCAGTTCAGGACCATCTTTCAGGAGATAGCCGGCGAT GAAAGAGAAATCACTGCCAGCGAGCTGAAGAACGTCCTCAACAGAGTCATCACCAGAC ATAAGGACCTGAACACGGAGGGCTTCAGTCTGGAGAGCTGCAGGAGCATGATTGCTCTGATGGAC ATGGACGGGACAGGAAGACTCAACCTGCAGGAGTTCAGACATCTGTGGAACAAAATCAAACAGTGGCAG GGAATCTTTAAGCACTACAACGCCGATCAGTTCGGCAGCATCAACAGTTACGAGATGAGGAACGCTGTCAACGATGCAG TCATGTGTCTTGTGTCCCGCTCAGGCTTCCGTCTCAACAACCAGCTGTACGACATCATCACCATGCGCTACGCCAACGAGAACATGAACATCGACTTCGACAGCTTCATCAGCTGTCTGGTGCGACTCGAAGCCATGTTCA GGGCGTTCCAGGCCTTCGATCAGGATGGAGACGGTACCATCAGACTCAGTGTCCTGGAG tGGCTCCAGCTGACCATGTACGCCTGA
- the capn3a gene encoding calpain-3 isoform X3, whose product MPYTPSGFFCDRLIRERERRDGEGSLNKPLRFNGQDFSALRQEYLTKKSLFEDESFPATVESLGFKELGHKSNKVKNIVWKRPKEICENPQFIVGGASRTDICQGDLGDCWLLAAIACLTLYEKLLYRVVPHEQSFSDGYGGIFHFQFWRYGDWVDVVIDDRIPTFNNQLVFTKSAERNEFWSALLEKAYAKLHGSYEALKGGNTTEAMEDFTGGVTEFYEMKEAPKELYKIMKKALERGSLMGCSIDSLVPARFETRTVTGLVKGHAYSVTAVEECKPSQHKESKVRLVRLRNPWGQVEWNGPWSDNSKEWTTLSKTEKEKLQHQSAEDGEFWMSFEDFKKNYTKIEICNLTPDALEDDKIHKWTVSVNEGRWVRGCSAGGCRNYPDTFWTNPQYRLRLLEEDDDPEDNEVGCTFVVALMQKNRRKERKMGANLFTIGFAIYEVPKEMHGNKQHMQKDFFLLTSSKARCKSYINLREVTQRFRLSPGEYVIVPSTYEPHQEGEFILRVFSEKKNTSEEIENRIEADHPVPAPASAGEESEEDQQFRTIFQEIAGDEREITASELKNVLNRVITRHKDLNTEGFSLESCRSMIALMDVSFMDGTGRLNLQEFRHLWNKIKQWQGIFKHYNADQFGSINSYEMRNAVNDAGFRLNNQLYDIITMRYANENMNIDFDSFISCLVRLEAMFRAFQAFDQDGDGTIRLSVLEWLQLTMYA is encoded by the exons ATGCCGTACACACCGTCGGGCTTTTTCTGCGACCGGCTGATCCGGGAGCGGGAGCGCAGGGACGGGGAAGGGTCTCTGAACAAGCCGCTGCGCTTCAACGGCCAGGACTTCAGCGCCCTGCGGCAGGAGTATCTGACGAAGAAGAGCCTGTTCGAGGATGAGTCTTTCCCCGCCACCGTGGAGTCTCTGGGCTTCAAGGAGCTCGGACACAAGTCCAACAAGGTCAAGAACATCGTGTGGAAGAGGCCCAAG gagaTCTGTGAGAACCCTCAGttcattgttggaggagccagCAGGACAGACATCTGCCAGGGAGATCTGG GTGACTGCTGGCTGCTGGCGGCCATCGCCTGCCTGACGCTGTACGAGAAGCTGCTGTACCGAGTGGTTCCTCACGAGCAGAGCTTCTCAGACGGATACGGAGGCATCTTCCATTTCCAG TTCTGGCGTTATGGGGACTGGGTGGACGTGGTTATCGACGACCGCATCCCCACCTTCAACAACCAGCTGGTGTTCACCAAGTCCGCCGAGAGGAACGAGTTCTGGAGCGCGCTGCTGGAGAAGGCCTACGCCAA GCTGCACGGCTCCTACGAGGCTCTGAAGGGCGGGAACACCACCGAGGCCATGGAGGACTTCACCGGGGGGGTCACTGAGTTCTACGAGATGAAGGAGGCCCCCAAGGAGCTCTACAAGATCATGAAGAAGGCTCTGGAGAGGGGCTCGCTCATGGGCTGCTCCATCGAC TCGCTGGTTCCTGCCCGCTTTGAGACTCGTACGGTGACGGGACTCGTGAAGGGGCACGCCTACTCTGTGACCGCCGTGGAGGAG TGCAAACCGTCTCAGCACAAAGAGTCTAAGGTGCGTCTGGTGCGCCTCAGGAACCCGTGGGGACAGGTGGAGTGGAACGGACCCTGGAGTGACAA CTCTAAGGAGTGGACGACGCTCTCTAAGACGGAGAAGGAGAAGCTGCAGCATCAGAGCGCAGAGGACGGAGAGTTCTG GATGTCCTTCGAGGACTTCAAGAAGAACTACACCAAGATCGAGATCTGTAACCTGACCCCGGACGCTCTGGAGGACGATAAGATCCACAAGTGGACGGTGTCGGTCAACGAGGGCCGCTGGGTGCGAGGCTGCTCCGCCGGGGGCTGCAGGAACTACCCAG ACACGTTCTGGACGAACCCTCAGTACCGCCTGcggctgctggaggaggacgACGACCCCGAGGACAACGAGGTGGGCTGCACCTTCGTGGTGGCGCTGATGCAGAAGAACCGGcggaaagagaggaagatgggAGCCAACCTCTTCACCATCGGGTTCGCCATCTATGAG gttcCAAAGGAG atgCACGGCAACAAGCAGCACATGCAGAAGGACTTCTTCCTGCTGACCTCGTCCAAGGCGCGCTGCAAGTCCTACATCAACCTGCGGGAGGTGACCCAGCGCTTCCGCCTGAGCCCGGGGGAGTACGTCATCGTGCCCTCCACCTACGAGCCGCACCAGGAGGGGGAGTTCATCCTGAGGGTCTTCTCCGAGAAGAAGAACACCTCAga GGAGATAGAGAACAGGATCGAGGCCGATCACCCCGTG CCGGCGCCGGCCTCAGCGGGGGAGGAGAGCGAGGAGGACCAGCAGTTCAGGACCATCTTTCAGGAGATAGCCGGCGAT GAAAGAGAAATCACTGCCAGCGAGCTGAAGAACGTCCTCAACAGAGTCATCACCAGAC ATAAGGACCTGAACACGGAGGGCTTCAGTCTGGAGAGCTGCAGGAGCATGATTGCTCTGATGGACGTATCCTTT ATGGACGGGACAGGAAGACTCAACCTGCAGGAGTTCAGACATCTGTGGAACAAAATCAAACAGTGGCAG GGAATCTTTAAGCACTACAACGCCGATCAGTTCGGCAGCATCAACAGTTACGAGATGAGGAACGCTGTCAACGATGCAG GCTTCCGTCTCAACAACCAGCTGTACGACATCATCACCATGCGCTACGCCAACGAGAACATGAACATCGACTTCGACAGCTTCATCAGCTGTCTGGTGCGACTCGAAGCCATGTTCA GGGCGTTCCAGGCCTTCGATCAGGATGGAGACGGTACCATCAGACTCAGTGTCCTGGAG tGGCTCCAGCTGACCATGTACGCCTGA
- the capn3a gene encoding calpain-3 isoform X1 encodes MPYTPSGFFCDRLIRERERRDGEGSLNKPLRFNGQDFSALRQEYLTKKSLFEDESFPATVESLGFKELGHKSNKVKNIVWKRPKEICENPQFIVGGASRTDICQGDLGDCWLLAAIACLTLYEKLLYRVVPHEQSFSDGYGGIFHFQFWRYGDWVDVVIDDRIPTFNNQLVFTKSAERNEFWSALLEKAYAKLHGSYEALKGGNTTEAMEDFTGGVTEFYEMKEAPKELYKIMKKALERGSLMGCSIDSLVPARFETRTVTGLVKGHAYSVTAVEECKPSQHKESKVRLVRLRNPWGQVEWNGPWSDNSKEWTTLSKTEKEKLQHQSAEDGEFWMSFEDFKKNYTKIEICNLTPDALEDDKIHKWTVSVNEGRWVRGCSAGGCRNYPDTFWTNPQYRLRLLEEDDDPEDNEVGCTFVVALMQKNRRKERKMGANLFTIGFAIYEVPKEMHGNKQHMQKDFFLLTSSKARCKSYINLREVTQRFRLSPGEYVIVPSTYEPHQEGEFILRVFSEKKNTSEEIENRIEADHPVPAPASAGEESEEDQQFRTIFQEIAGDEREITASELKNVLNRVITRHKDLNTEGFSLESCRSMIALMDVSFMDGTGRLNLQEFRHLWNKIKQWQGIFKHYNADQFGSINSYEMRNAVNDAVMCLVSRSGFRLNNQLYDIITMRYANENMNIDFDSFISCLVRLEAMFRAFQAFDQDGDGTIRLSVLEWLQLTMYA; translated from the exons ATGCCGTACACACCGTCGGGCTTTTTCTGCGACCGGCTGATCCGGGAGCGGGAGCGCAGGGACGGGGAAGGGTCTCTGAACAAGCCGCTGCGCTTCAACGGCCAGGACTTCAGCGCCCTGCGGCAGGAGTATCTGACGAAGAAGAGCCTGTTCGAGGATGAGTCTTTCCCCGCCACCGTGGAGTCTCTGGGCTTCAAGGAGCTCGGACACAAGTCCAACAAGGTCAAGAACATCGTGTGGAAGAGGCCCAAG gagaTCTGTGAGAACCCTCAGttcattgttggaggagccagCAGGACAGACATCTGCCAGGGAGATCTGG GTGACTGCTGGCTGCTGGCGGCCATCGCCTGCCTGACGCTGTACGAGAAGCTGCTGTACCGAGTGGTTCCTCACGAGCAGAGCTTCTCAGACGGATACGGAGGCATCTTCCATTTCCAG TTCTGGCGTTATGGGGACTGGGTGGACGTGGTTATCGACGACCGCATCCCCACCTTCAACAACCAGCTGGTGTTCACCAAGTCCGCCGAGAGGAACGAGTTCTGGAGCGCGCTGCTGGAGAAGGCCTACGCCAA GCTGCACGGCTCCTACGAGGCTCTGAAGGGCGGGAACACCACCGAGGCCATGGAGGACTTCACCGGGGGGGTCACTGAGTTCTACGAGATGAAGGAGGCCCCCAAGGAGCTCTACAAGATCATGAAGAAGGCTCTGGAGAGGGGCTCGCTCATGGGCTGCTCCATCGAC TCGCTGGTTCCTGCCCGCTTTGAGACTCGTACGGTGACGGGACTCGTGAAGGGGCACGCCTACTCTGTGACCGCCGTGGAGGAG TGCAAACCGTCTCAGCACAAAGAGTCTAAGGTGCGTCTGGTGCGCCTCAGGAACCCGTGGGGACAGGTGGAGTGGAACGGACCCTGGAGTGACAA CTCTAAGGAGTGGACGACGCTCTCTAAGACGGAGAAGGAGAAGCTGCAGCATCAGAGCGCAGAGGACGGAGAGTTCTG GATGTCCTTCGAGGACTTCAAGAAGAACTACACCAAGATCGAGATCTGTAACCTGACCCCGGACGCTCTGGAGGACGATAAGATCCACAAGTGGACGGTGTCGGTCAACGAGGGCCGCTGGGTGCGAGGCTGCTCCGCCGGGGGCTGCAGGAACTACCCAG ACACGTTCTGGACGAACCCTCAGTACCGCCTGcggctgctggaggaggacgACGACCCCGAGGACAACGAGGTGGGCTGCACCTTCGTGGTGGCGCTGATGCAGAAGAACCGGcggaaagagaggaagatgggAGCCAACCTCTTCACCATCGGGTTCGCCATCTATGAG gttcCAAAGGAG atgCACGGCAACAAGCAGCACATGCAGAAGGACTTCTTCCTGCTGACCTCGTCCAAGGCGCGCTGCAAGTCCTACATCAACCTGCGGGAGGTGACCCAGCGCTTCCGCCTGAGCCCGGGGGAGTACGTCATCGTGCCCTCCACCTACGAGCCGCACCAGGAGGGGGAGTTCATCCTGAGGGTCTTCTCCGAGAAGAAGAACACCTCAga GGAGATAGAGAACAGGATCGAGGCCGATCACCCCGTG CCGGCGCCGGCCTCAGCGGGGGAGGAGAGCGAGGAGGACCAGCAGTTCAGGACCATCTTTCAGGAGATAGCCGGCGAT GAAAGAGAAATCACTGCCAGCGAGCTGAAGAACGTCCTCAACAGAGTCATCACCAGAC ATAAGGACCTGAACACGGAGGGCTTCAGTCTGGAGAGCTGCAGGAGCATGATTGCTCTGATGGACGTATCCTTT ATGGACGGGACAGGAAGACTCAACCTGCAGGAGTTCAGACATCTGTGGAACAAAATCAAACAGTGGCAG GGAATCTTTAAGCACTACAACGCCGATCAGTTCGGCAGCATCAACAGTTACGAGATGAGGAACGCTGTCAACGATGCAG TCATGTGTCTTGTGTCCCGCTCAGGCTTCCGTCTCAACAACCAGCTGTACGACATCATCACCATGCGCTACGCCAACGAGAACATGAACATCGACTTCGACAGCTTCATCAGCTGTCTGGTGCGACTCGAAGCCATGTTCA GGGCGTTCCAGGCCTTCGATCAGGATGGAGACGGTACCATCAGACTCAGTGTCCTGGAG tGGCTCCAGCTGACCATGTACGCCTGA